A portion of the Pan troglodytes isolate AG18354 chromosome 10, NHGRI_mPanTro3-v2.0_pri, whole genome shotgun sequence genome contains these proteins:
- the BBS10 gene encoding Bardet-Biedl syndrome 10 protein, with amino-acid sequence MLSSMAAAGSVKAALQVAEVLEAIVSCCVGPEGRQVLCTKPTGEVLLSRNGGRLLEALHLEHPIARMIVDCVSSHLKKTGDGAKTFIIFLCHLLRGLHAITDREKDPLMCENIQTQGRHWKNCSRWKFISQALLTFQTQILDGIMDQYLSRHFLSIFSSAKERTLCRSSLELLLEAYFCGRVGRNNHKFISQLMCDYFFKCMTCKSGIGVFELVDDHFVELNVGVTGLPVSDSRIIAGLVLQKDFSVYRPADGDMRMVIVTETIQPLFSTSGSEFILNSEAQFQTSQFWIMEKTKAIMKHLHSQNVKLLISSVKQPDLVIYYAGVNGISVVECLSSEEVSLIRRIIGLSPFVPPQAFSQCEIPNTALVKFCKPLILRSKRYVHLGLISTCAFIPHSIVLCGPVQGLIEQHEDALHGALKMLRQLFKDLDLNYMTQTNDQNGTSSLFIYKNSGESYQAPDPGNGLIQRPYQDTVVENKDALEKTQTYLKVHSNLVIPDVELETYIPYSTPTLTPTDRFQTVETLTCLSLERNRLTDYYEPLLKNNSTAYSTRGNRIEISYENLQVTNITRKGSMLPVSCKLPNMGTSQSYLSSSMPAGCVLPVGGNFEILLHYYLLNYAKKCHQSEETMVSMIIANALLGIPKVLYKSKTGKYSFPHTYIRAVHALQTNQPLVSSQTGLESVMGKYQLLTSVLQCLTKILTIDMVITVKRHPQKVHNQDSEDEL; translated from the exons ATGTTAAGTTCTATGGCCGCTGCAGGGTCTGTGAAGGCGGCGTTGCAGGTGGCCGAGGTGCTGGAAGCCATCGTGAGCTGCTGCGTGGGGCCCGAGGGACGGCAAGTTTTGTGTACGAAGCCCACTGGCGAGGTGCTTCTCAGCCGGAATGGAGGCCGCCTCCTGGAGGCGCTACACTTAGAGCATCCCATAGCCAG GATGATAGTGGACTGTGTTTCcagtcatctcaaaaaaacaggaGATGGtgcaaaaacatttattatctttctttgcCATTTGCTTAGAGGACTTCATGCAATCACAGACAGAGAAAAGGATCCTTTGATGTGTGAAAACATTCAAACCCAGGGAAGGCATTGGAAAAATTGTTCTCGGTGGAAATTTATTTCCCAGGCTCTCCTAACGTTTCAGACACAAATATTAGACGGTATTATGGACCAGTACCTAAGTAGACACTTTTTGTCTATCTTTTCGTCTGCTAAAGAGAGAACATTGTGTAGGAGCTCTTTAGAGTTGCTCTTAGAAGCATACTTTTGTGGAAGAGTGGGaagaaataatcataaatttATTTCACAGTTGATGTGTGACTACTTTTTCAAGTGTATGACTTGTAAAAGTGGGATTGGTGTATTTGAGTTAGTGGATGACCATTTTGTAGAGTTGAATGTTGGTGTCACTGGCCTTCCTGTTTCAGATTCCAGGATCATAGCTGGTCTTGTGCTTCAGAAAGATTTTTCTGTGTACCGCCCAGCAGATGGTGACATGCGAATGGTGATAGTAACAGAAACCATTCAGCCTCTTTTTTCCACTTCTGGATCAGAGTTTATTCTAAATTCAGAAGCACAGTTTCAGACATCTCAATTTTGGATTATGGAAAAGACAAAAGCAATAATGAAACATCTACATAGTCAGAATGTAAAATTGCTCATATCTAGTGTGAAACAACCAGATTTAGTTATTTATTATGCAGGGGTGAATGGCATATCAGTGGTTGAGTGTTTATCATCAGAAGAAGTTTCTCTTATCCGGAGGATCATTGGTCTTTCTCCATTTGTACCACCACAGGCCTTTTCGCAGTGTGAAATACCTAACACTGCTTTGGTGAAATTTTGTAAACCTCTTATCCTTAGATCCAAAAGATATGTTCATCTAGGCTTGATAAGCACATGTGCATTTATACCACACTCTATAGTTCTTTGTGGACCAGTGCAGGGTCTCATTGAACAACATGAGGATGCTTTACATGGAGCACTTAAAATGCTTCGGCAATTATTTAAAGACCTTGATCTAAATTACATGACACAAACCAATGACCAAAATGGCACTTcaagtctttttatttataagaacAGTGGAGAAAGTTATCAAGCACCAGATCCTGGTAATGGCTTAATACAAAGGCCTTATCAGGACACAGTTGTAGAGAACAAAGATGCATTGGAAAAAactcaaacatatttaaaagtacaTTCTAATTTGGTAATTCCAGATGTAGAATTAGAAACATATATTCCGTATTCAACCCCCACACTGACACCAACAGATAGATTCCAAACAGTTGAAACGCTGACATGTTTGTCTTTGGAAAGAAACAGGCTAACTGATTATTATGAACCATTACTCAAGAACAATTCCACTGCTTATTCAACAAGGggaaatagaatagaaatttCTTACGAAAATTTACAGGTCACAAATATTACTAGAAAGGGAAGTATGTTACCAGTGAGCTGTAAGTTACCGAATATGGGTACTTCCCAGAGTTACCTTTCCTCATCTATGCCAGCTGGTTGTGTTTTGCCAGTAGGTGGTAATTTTGAGATCTTGTTACATTACTATCTTCTCAATTATGCCAAAAAATGCCATCAATCAGAAGAAACCATGGTTAGTATGATAATAGCTAATGCACTTTTAGGCATTCCCAAAGTCCTTTATAAATCTAAAACAGGAAAGTACAGCTTTCCACATACATATATAAGAGCTGTCCATGCACTGCAAACCAATCAACCCTTGGTAAGCAGTCAGACAGGTTTGGAATCAGTAATGGGTAAATACCAGCTACTAACTTCAGTTCTTCAGTGTTTGACAAAAATATTAACCATTGACATGGTAATCACTGTTAAGAGACACCCTCAGAAAGTTCACAATCAAGATTCAGAAGATGAACTATAA